AGATTGCCATCTGTTTGGCGGTCTTTTCTCTTCTGATTATTCATTCAAATGTTCCTGTCCACCAAAACTGAATCGCACTTGCTAACCTGCCAACTCCCTGCTGCGGGTTACTGCTTTATTGACGGCCTGTAAAAACAGTTCTGAAAGCCGATCATTCGACATCAATACTGTCAGGGCGGCTTCTGTAGTTCCCCCAGGGCTTGTTACGTTCTGGCGTAATATACTGGGGGAAAGTGCGCTTTCTTCCGCGAGAGCTGCAGCGCCTGCTACTGTGGTGACCGCCAATTCGTTTGCTAAATCTTGATCTAAGCCCGCTTTAAGCCCAGCTTCCGCTAACACCTCTATCAATAGGAAGACATAGGCTGGTCCACTTCCGGAGACAGCTGTTACCGGATCCATCAATTCCTCATTATTAACCCAACGAACTTTTCCCACCGCACTCACAAGCGCTTGGCAGAGAGTTTTCTGTTTACTGTTTACATGATCATTGGAACAAAGAACTGTCATACCTTTCCCGATAGACGCTGGAGTATTTGGCATAGCACGAACTATGGGTGAGTTAGCTCCTAAGATTCCTTCAAAATAATCAAGCGTCTTGCCAGCAGCAATTGAGAGTATCAAAGAGCCCTGCTGAGCCAGATCTCTGTAAAGGGGTACAACGGCATCCATTGCCTGTGGTTTGATAGCAAATACCACGATAGGTTGGCCAACCCCAGTGTTGATTGCTTCTAAGGTCTCAAACGTTTGTAGAGAATACGTTTCTCTAAAATGTTTGGCACGAGCTATGTCTGGCTCAATCAGCACAAGGTCACTGGATTGAATAATTTTTCGCGTTAGCCAGGCGTCTACGAGGGCTCCACCCATCTTTCCTGCTCCGACGAGTAGGATGCGACTATTGTCTCCGGTTTGTCTGGCCATTTAATCTTCCTTAGGGCTTGGGTCGCCTTTGACAGCCGTCCTTTGTTTTTGCTGTTTTGGTCTCTTTTTTGTAGCTCTGTCTGCTAGTTGCCCTCTTAGCTGAGCCTTGAGCTCCTCAAGTTGTGTTGCCAGCGCTTCATTTTCTTTGCGAGCCCTGATCGCCATGGCTTGAACCGCCTCAAATTCATCCCGTTTCACTAAATCCATACGGACTAATATCTTTTCCAGTTTTTCATGCAGCCTGGCCTCTGCCTCATCTTTAAGAGTGGAAAAAGATGAGAATGCTCCACCCGCGATCTTTGCCAAGTCATCCAACAAACGATTTTCACTTTGCATTTCCTTCGCTCCTGAAAGGTGTCAGTGTGTTTAAGCCATTCCATGCTACTATCTGAGGCAATAGCTTGCTAGGACAAACAAGCAGCTCTATAACCCGATGAATGATTATAGTTACCGGTGGCGCAGGATTCATAGGTTCTAATGTAATAGCAGGTCTCAATGAGCGAGGCAGGCAAGACATTATTTTGTGCGATTCACTAGGGTCCGATGATAAGTGGCGTAATTTGAACGGCAAAAGTATTATAGATGTTCTCTCTCCGGGAGATTTATCGTCTTTGATGCGAAGTGGGTCGTTAGGTAGCTATGAGGGGAAAATAGAGGCAGTCTTTCATTTGGGTGCTAATTCGTCCACGGTTGAGACTGATATCGATGCTCTTTTGACAGAGAACTTTCGCTACAGTTGTGATCTATGGAGGACATGTGCGTCGAAAGGTATTCGCCTGATTTACGCTTCTTCTGCTGCTACTTATGGCAATGGAAGTGCTGGATTTACGGATGGGCTAGACGAAGAACTGTTGGCCACTTTAAGGCCGCTGAATGCCTACGGGTGGACTAAACACTTGTTTGATCAAAATGTGGCCCGCTGGGTTCAAGACCCGGGTACCCGGCCTCCACAGTATGCGGGCCTAAAGTTTTTTAATGTTTACGGGCCAAATGAATATCATAAAGGCTTTATGAAGAGTGTTGTGTGTGAAAAATACACGATGGCACACCGAGACGAGCCTATTACATTATTTAAGTCGTACAATGAAGGGTACACAGATGGAGGCCAGCTTCGTGACTTTATTTATGTTAAAGATTGTGTCGATGTTATGCTCTGGCTGTTTGATACACCAACCGTAAACGGGCTTTTTAATGTGGGGACAGGCCAGGCGCGAAGTTTTGCCGAGTTAGCGGGGGCCTTGTTCAGCGCATTAGGTAAGGAGCCAAAAATAAAATATATCGACATGCCTGAGGGTGTTCGCGAACATTATCAGTACTTTACACAGGCAGATATTACCAGTTTGCGATTAGCAGGTTTTGGGGCACCGTTTACTACTTTGGAAGACGGTATAGCAGACTATGTGCAGAGGTTTTTGCTGCAGCAAGACCCCTATAGATAAGGCTGGGTGTGATATTCACATAGGCTGTGGCCCTGGCCTGCTGTGGTAGAGTTGTTAAAAATAGGTGACAGGATTCCCTATGAGTTCAAATGAGCATAGTAAATAGGAATGACGTTCCCAGAAATAGATCCAGTTGCATTTGAATTAGGCCCGTTCGTAGTTCGTTGGTATGCGCTTGCTTACGTGGCGGGAGTTTTGGCCGGATGGCAACATGCGGCCTACTTAAGTAGAAGTGGCCGTGTTGTCATTCCGCTGAAGGCTATTGATGATCTGTTTTTGTGGGCATTGTTGGGGATAATATTAGGAGGNCGCCTTGGTTATGTGGTTTTCTATCAGGGTGTTTATTACCTGGATGAACCTCTAAAAATATTTGCTGTGTGGGAAGGGGGAATGTCTTTCCATGGAGCCTTGATTGGGGTCGGCATTGCCGTCGCCATGGTAGCCCGCAGTAACAACATTAAAGTAGCGGCTTTGGCAGACTCTATAGCGCCAATGGCTCCTCTTGGTTTGATGCTTGGGAGATTGGCAAATTTTATTAATGGTGAACTGTATGGTCGAGTTTCTGAGGTTTACTGGAGTTTGCCCTTCTCTCGCGGTGGAGATGTAAACCGTCACCCTAGTCAGTTGTACGAGGCATTTCTCGAGGGGTTTTTGCTTCTCGTAATTATGCTTTGGTTCACTTATGTGGGAAATACTCACAAGAAAGTGGGCTGCTTAACTGGAATTTTTCTGATTGGATACGGATGCGCTAGAATTTTTTCTGAGTGTTTTCGGGAGCCAGATCAACAAATTGGTCTGTTTTTGGGAGTGGCAACACTAGGCCAAATTTTATCTATTCCCATAATAGTGTTAGGAGTGGTTTTTGTTCAAAATTCCAAGGTGAGAGATGGTCGTGCATAGTGTCCGTAATCTTTCTGACTATATCGCGGCACTTATTCGGACCGGTGGACCACTGACGGTTGCTCGTTATATGAGTGAGGCTCTTAATCATCCAAAATGGGGATACTACGCTAGGAGGAATCCCCTGGGAAGTTCTGGTGATTTTATTACTGCGCCGGAAATTAGTCAGATGTTTGGGGAACTTGTTACGGCATGGTTAATAGACTGTTGGGTGAAGATGGGCCGGCCTGATCCAGCGATTGTGGTTGAATTGGGGCCAGGGAGAGGAACTTTTATTTCCGATTTGTGGCGCGTTGCACGGATGGTTCCNAGCTTTTCAAGAGCAATTAAGCTTTGTTTGGTAGAAACAAGCCCTGTGCTTCGGGAGCAACAACGACAAAAGTTGGAATTAATAGGGTGTTCTGGTGAAGTGACATGGGTCGAGAGTTTCGAGGAAGTGCCCGAGATGCCCATGCTGTTAATCGCCAACGAATTTTTCGACGCTTTGCCTGTCCATCAATATGTTCGGTTTCGCGGTAAGTGGAGAGAGCGGTTGGTGGACATAGATCCCAAATCAGACCATAGTTTTCGTTATATTCTTAACTTGCAAACTACATCGATTCCCTCGATGGGGGATGATGAGCGTTGTTTTCTTGATGCATTGGAGGTATGTCCGATCGGAGTGTTATTAGCTAGTAGAATTGGGGAGAGATTGAGCCGCTTCCCTGGTGCGGCCCTGATCATAGATTATGCGTCTGCTCATCCCGGCCTCAGCTTTCAGGCAGTCAGAGCCCATTCGTCAGTCAATCCACTCATTAGCCCCGGAGACTCCGATTTGTCGTGCGCTGTTGATTTTAAGGTGTTGGGCCAGGCGGCCGGTGTTGCCGGAGCGAAGGTTTATGGGCCGGTTCCACAAGGAAGCTTTTTAAGGTCATTAGGTATAGAGCAGCGCGCTGCAACGCTAATTAAGGAAGCAAACCCGAAAACGGCCTGTGCGGTATCACAAAGCAAGAATCGACTGATAGAACCTGAGTTTATGGGCCAATCATTTAATTCCCTGGCTATCAGTTCTCCAGATATCCGAATGGTTGAAGGATTTGATGTTAAATGATCATTTCTAGCCAATTATTGAGTGATCATGCGCATGGCTTTTTTACTCGCAATGGTGGTGTTTCAGAAGGTATTTACAGCTCACTCAATTGTGGATTGGGCAGTGGCGACAATCACGAACTGGTTGCTGAGAACCGCAAGCGGGCCATGGGGAGACTGGGACTCCAAAGCCTAAAATTGATAACCTGCTCCCAGGTGCATGGCGCTGGGGTACTCACTATCGCGAATAATGGGGTNTTGGGTAATCCAGAAAAATCAGATGCGTTAGTGTCTGGCCAAGTTGGCGTAGCAGTAGGAGTATTAACGGCAGATTGTGCGCCTGTTTTAATGGCCGACCACAACTCTGGTGTTGTTGGGGCCGTCCATGCTGGGTGGAAAGGTGCTTTGACAGGGGTCTTGGAGGCTGCTGTTAGCTCAATGGAGCGACTAGGCAGCCATATAAGCGATATAAGAGCGGTGATTGGCCCCTGTATTAGCCAAAGTTCCTATGAAGTTGGCCCAGAGTTTAGGGCGCGATTTGAGGCTTCTGGATGTAACGCAGATCTTTTCTTCAAAAGGTCATCAAATAAAAACCATTATATGTTTGATTTAGAGGGTTATATCGTAGTCCGTATGGAGGGTCTTGGCATTGGCCAAATAGAACGGAGTGGTCTAGACACATACGAAGATGTTGATAATTTTTTTAGTTACCGGCGGAGCCAACATCTTCTGGAAGGTGGTTATGGACGGAGCCTTTCATTAATTTCAGTTCATTCCTGATATGCCTTATATGGTTTTCTTCTGTGTNGCTTGTGTTGCTGGAGGCCTAGTGAGTTGTGTTCTTTTATAGGGTGTCTAATAAAGTCATATTCCTGTCTCTAATAGTATGCATGTCGTCCTGTCAGCCTGTCCCTCGGCCCTTTCAACCACTAGATAAAGCCCTATATTCGGACAGGTCTGCAATAGACCGAAACTTTAGCCTATCTCTTAGGCAGATAGAGGGCGCANGGGTTGATGTGGAGCAGCGGATTATTGCCCGATTAGGAGAGGAGCTTGCTAAGTTAAATATTCTTGCAAGCCATTCGAGCTCAAGTACTGGAAATTTTTTGCTGTACGGAAAATTGGTTATATCGGACAATAATGGCGGCCATATTTATTGGAGAATTCTTGATCCATCCGGAGATGTTGTGGCCATGTTTGAGCAAAAGGGTTATTCTCGCTGGGAAAATATAGATTGGCTTGCTGGTAACGCAGCGTTACGCATTCAATCCTTATTACGGGATCAACCAAAAAAACCCGCTGAAGTAGTTGTGTTTGTTCCTCCGGTTGATGGTGCTCCAGGCGACGGGAGGACTTCGCTGACCAATGCTGTCAGAAGTTCATTAGTTGCCTTAAATATAACTGTGGCGACGGAGCTCAAAACGGATTCTCTGAGCCTCCTGGGTAGTGTTGTTGCTACTAAGCGCGATGATAGCCAGCTGGTGGAGATACATTGGTCGCTTGTAAGTAATGACGGGCAGGAGATTGCCATGGTAACCCAAAGTAATTTGGTCCCGGCGGGTGTTCTTGATGGTGCCTGGGGCGAGCTTGCAGAGATTATAGCAAAAGCAGCGTCGGAGAGCTTGGCTTTATTGATTAGGGATCACAGGAGAAATGTAGAAGAAAGCCCATGATATTTTCTATTTCCATTGTTTACTTAAAGCCNTTAAATGGGCGAGTGTTTCTCGCCGTGAAGCTTTGAAGTTGGTGTCGACCCACCAAGTNTCTGCCTGGGTAACCATTTGCCCCACTAAAGGGCCTTCTGGGATGCCCAAGGCTAGCACATCTGCCCCAGATATGGGGCACCGCGGCGGCACCCAAGTATGGGCCATTTTGACTAAACTAATCCAATTTGAGGGCATCCTTTCAGGAAAGTTGGCGCTGGTGGTTAATAAGTTATCAAGGAACAATTGTTTCCCATTCTTATACAATATTTTGTATAAATCATGCTCTTTCGANGCCGTAGGAAATAGGTTTGAGGTTGAATTAATTCGTTTTAACCTCGTTTCAGTTGTTTTGGAGAGTTTCAACCTGCGGGCAAATTTACGCAGATCCTTATTTCCTTGGAAGAAAATGAATAGTCTCCTTATGGGGTCGTGATCCCCACATTCTTTTTCGTATTCGATTAGGTTCTTCAAGGCCGCTAATTTAGCATCGGAGGGTGCTGATCCAAACAGGTGATCAATGACCTTACAGTCTCGGCACTGGGTAAGGGAAGGGATTGGATCGCGGCTTGCCAATAATTTTAATAGTTCTGAGTATATTCGCTCTCCCGATAATTTTTGTAGGTGTGGGGCAAATTTTCTGCAGGCCGCCAATGTAGTATTATCGCTTTCAACATTGTTGAAAACAGCCTTAAACCGAAAATATCTGAGAATTCTGAGCAAGTCTTCTGAGATCCTTTTCTCAGGATCTCCGATAAATCGAATTTTATTATTTTTTAGGTCGTCAATCCCTCCCATAGGGTCGAACAAGTTTCCGCGCGGATCGCAATAAATTGAGTTGATCGTAAAGTCTCGCCGTTGCGCATCAAGTTCCCAACTATCAGTGTATTTAACTACAGCATGTCGCCCGTCGGTTTGAGTGTCCGCTCTTAGAGTGGTGATCTCAAACACTTCACCATCAACCACGGCTGTGATTGTGCCATGTTCGATGCCTGTTGGGATTTGTGTGAGTCCAGAATNTTTGAGTAGCCTCTGGANATCTTGCGGCCTGATTGGTGTGGCTATGTCTATATTTTCGGGCTCCACTTTGCCTACTAAAGTATCTCGAACGCATCCCCCAACAAATCGGGCCTCATCTCCCATGCGGGTAAGAGCCTCGATTACCTCCGACGTGGATTTCTTAGTCATCCATTTTTGAATGGGCAGAGGTGGTACGTCATTTTTGACCATGCTCATCNGTCTATTCTACCCTTCACTACTTCGCCATTCTCAAGGTGGGATGGTATATAATTGCCTCCAATTTCCTCCCCGGTAAACAACCCAATCACTATCATTCCAAAAATTAGGATGGTTAGGCTGGAAAGTATTATAGGGAGCCATGGTGCATCGGTTAGTTGATTAACTTGCGTGCCGCGCTTCCGGGCACGTTTGTGGGCGTATAATAACCACACTAGATAAATCAGAATCGGAAGCGCTAGGGGTAGAATTTTTGTCAAAAGTAGTTTCATAGGTTACTCTGTAGCAGGTTTCGAAGGTTTACTAACATTCTTGCAGTTGCCCCCCAAATATGTCTTTCTGGATAGTCGAAAATATAAAATTTTCTGGCTTTCCCATTGGGGAGCTTTACGCATTCGGTTCGATATCGGTTGTTATCCAGTAACAAGGGAAGAGGAACNTCAAAGATTTCGGAAACTTCGTCTAGNGCAAGTTTCAGAGCCAAGGGTTCCTTGACCAGGCCAACAATGGGTGTGACCTTATAACCAGTGCCGGTTAAGCATGTTTCAAGCTGACCCAAGATGTTCACTCTTTCCGGCAGAAGTCCAATCTCTTCGTGAGACTCTCTGAGTGCGGTAGCTATTGCGTCCTGGTCATTTATTTCTGCACGCCCACCCGGGAAACTTACTTGGCCTGGGTGATTTTTTAAGTTTTGGCTACGCTGAGTGAACAATATAGACAAGCCTTTTGGGCGATCGATAATAGGAATTAGCACTGAGGCGTCGATTAAATCCTTCTCGGCGGAGTTGAGAATGTCGTTATNTTGCTTTTCGTTTTTGTAGTGCCTTGAGGAGCGGGAGACAGGGAAATCGAAACATTTTAACAAGCGGTCACGCATGATTTAGCTCATGATCGTTATCTATTTGTCCTAGAATAAATTTTTGATTCGCGCTTCTTACAAAGCACTCGCCACTATTCCAGTCCTGTTCGGACCAGAGAACTAGATCATAAAATACAGGTCGTGCTATCAATCCCGTCAACCCATGGCTTAATTTAACATATGGGGAAGGTTCTCCCGTTTCTGGATTTGTTTTCACATATATGGGATGTTCAATGCCGACGGTTAGCTCTTCGCCAATATTTGTCTGGAGCCGCAGAATTTGTCTAGGGCCGGTTCCAATCCGATTTGCGTTGACGATCACAAATGGTGCATCTGCGACCGAGACGGCCACTCGCTCTACGGGGGTCACCAGCCAAAAACTTCCATCCTTCTCTCGNACTAAGATCGAGGCAAATAATTTTACCAGAGATTTGCGGTGAACTGGGGAACCGCGATAGAGCCATGTTCCATCGCGGTTGATGAAAAAGGGGGCATCAACATCACCCTCGTTGCTCTTTATCTTCTCTGTCATTAGAGTAGAAGTTGTCATGATAATAAAACCCAATCGCAGGTATAGGTAGCACTTCCACGATAAAATCAACTACTAAAGCCACCAGTCTCCGCTGTCGCCAGGACGCCAGCTCGATCTTCGTATAACGATAGTAAACGAAAAACTGGGGAAGGAACAGAATGTCTAATATGCCCCCTGAAACCGAATTGTCTGAGCAGGCCGCAGTCGCGGAAATAGAGTTAGCTGCCGATAAAATGTCGCGAGTGCGTGGTCATGTCGGAAAGTTAATCTTTGGCCAACAGGATGTATTGGATCAGGCTCTCATATCTCTGATGTCGGGTGGCAACGTTTTGTTAGTAGGGGTCCCGGGTCTTGCGAAGACAAGATTAACTGAAATTTTGGGAATTGTGCTTGGTTTGTCGGAGCAGAGGGTCCAGTTCACTCCCGACCTGATGCCAGCCGATATTCTTGGGTCGGAGGTTCTGGAGGAGAGCGATACAGGGCAACGTAGTTTTAGGTTTATCAAAGGCCCAGTTTTTAGCCAGCTTTTGATGGCTGATGAGATTAATCGTGCTAGCCCGAGAACTCAATCAGCCTTACTGCAGGCCATGCAGGAGCAGGAGGTAACTGTTGCGGGGAAGACCCACCTGCTGCCGAAACCATTTCATGTTATCGCTACTCAGAACCCAATTGAACAAGAGGGAACATATCCCCTCCCAGAAGCT
The window above is part of the Rhodospirillaceae bacterium genome. Proteins encoded here:
- a CDS encoding pyrroline-5-carboxylate reductase, which encodes MARQTGDNSRILLVGAGKMGGALVDAWLTRKIIQSSDLVLIEPDIARAKHFRETYSLQTFETLEAINTGVGQPIVVFAIKPQAMDAVVPLYRDLAQQGSLILSIAAGKTLDYFEGILGANSPIVRAMPNTPASIGKGMTVLCSNDHVNSKQKTLCQALVSAVGKVRWVNNEELMDPVTAVSGSGPAYVFLLIEVLAEAGLKAGLDQDLANELAVTTVAGAAALAEESALSPSILRQNVTSPGGTTEAALTVLMSNDRLSELFLQAVNKAVTRSRELAG
- the rfaD gene encoding ADP-glyceromanno-heptose 6-epimerase — translated: MIIVTGGAGFIGSNVIAGLNERGRQDIILCDSLGSDDKWRNLNGKSIIDVLSPGDLSSLMRSGSLGSYEGKIEAVFHLGANSSTVETDIDALLTENFRYSCDLWRTCASKGIRLIYASSAATYGNGSAGFTDGLDEELLATLRPLNAYGWTKHLFDQNVARWVQDPGTRPPQYAGLKFFNVYGPNEYHKGFMKSVVCEKYTMAHRDEPITLFKSYNEGYTDGGQLRDFIYVKDCVDVMLWLFDTPTVNGLFNVGTGQARSFAELAGALFSALGKEPKIKYIDMPEGVREHYQYFTQADITSLRLAGFGAPFTTLEDGIADYVQRFLLQQDPYR
- a CDS encoding prolipoprotein diacylglyceryl transferase, which gives rise to MTFPEIDPVAFELGPFVVRWYALAYVAGVLAGWQHAAYLSRSGRVVIPLKAIDDLFLWALLGIILGGRLGYVVFYQGVYYLDEPLKIFAVWEGGMSFHGALIGVGIAVAMVARSNNIKVAALADSIAPMAPLGLMLGRLANFINGELYGRVSEVYWSLPFSRGGDVNRHPSQLYEAFLEGFLLLVIMLWFTYVGNTHKKVGCLTGIFLIGYGCARIFSECFREPDQQIGLFLGVATLGQILSIPIIVLGVVFVQNSKVRDGRA
- a CDS encoding methyltransferase, which gives rise to MVVHSVRNLSDYIAALIRTGGPLTVARYMSEALNHPKWGYYARRNPLGSSGDFITAPEISQMFGELVTAWLIDCWVKMGRPDPAIVVELGPGRGTFISDLWRVARMVPSFSRAIKLCLVETSPVLREQQRQKLELIGCSGEVTWVESFEEVPEMPMLLIANEFFDALPVHQYVRFRGKWRERLVDIDPKSDHSFRYILNLQTTSIPSMGDDERCFLDALEVCPIGVLLASRIGERLSRFPGAALIIDYASAHPGLSFQAVRAHSSVNPLISPGDSDLSCAVDFKVLGQAAGVAGAKVYGPVPQGSFLRSLGIEQRAATLIKEANPKTACAVSQSKNRLIEPEFMGQSFNSLAISSPDIRMVEGFDVK
- a CDS encoding polyphenol oxidase: MIISSQLLSDHAHGFFTRNGGVSEGIYSSLNCGLGSGDNHELVAENRKRAMGRLGLQSLKLITCSQVHGAGVLTIANNGVLGNPEKSDALVSGQVGVAVGVLTADCAPVLMADHNSGVVGAVHAGWKGALTGVLEAAVSSMERLGSHISDIRAVIGPCISQSSYEVGPEFRARFEASGCNADLFFKRSSNKNHYMFDLEGYIVVRMEGLGIGQIERSGLDTYEDVDNFFSYRRSQHLLEGGYGRSLSLISVHS
- a CDS encoding CoA pyrophosphatase, with the translated sequence MRDRLLKCFDFPVSRSSRHYKNEKQXNDILNSAEKDLIDASVLIPIIDRPKGLSILFTQRSQNLKNHPGQVSFPGGRAEINDQDAIATALRESHEEIGLLPERVNILGQLETCLTGTGYKVTPIVGLVKEPLALKLALDEVSEIFXVPLPLLLDNNRYRTECVKLPNGKARKFYIFDYPERHIWGATARMLVNLRNLLQSNL
- a CDS encoding proteophosphoglycan precursor, which gives rise to MTTSTLMTEKIKSNEGDVDAPFFINRDGTWLYRGSPVHRKSLVKLFASILVREKDGSFWLVTPVERVAVSVADAPFVIVNANRIGTGPRQILRLQTNIGEELTVGIEHPIYVKTNPETGEPSPYVKLSHGLTGLIARPVFYDLVLWSEQDWNSGECFVRSANQKFILGQIDNDHELNHA
- a CDS encoding AAA family ATPase, whose translation is MSNMPPETELSEQAAVAEIELAADKMSRVRGHVGKLIFGQQDVLDQALISLMSGGNVLLVGVPGLAKTRLTEILGIVLGLSEQRVQFTPDLMPADILGSEVLEESDTGQRSFRFIKGPVFSQLLMADEINRASPRTQSALLQAMQEQEVTVAGKTHLLPKPFHVIATQNPIEQEGTYPLPEAQLDRFIMQVNIDYPDLGDEKTMLLETTAADSKEAEPAMTSXDLQKIQRLVRSIPVGDNVVNSILRLVRSGRPSISEIPLVVENVSWGPGPRAGQSLMLXTRARALLDGRFSPSMDDILALAAPVLRHRMHVSFAARAEGIGLDQVIEEMCSGLI